The Nitrospirota bacterium nucleotide sequence GACCGGACCGTGGCGGCCCTGATCTGGCAGATTCGCGTGGGCCGCGTGCTCCTCTATCTCCTGGACACGGACGTGTCCGAGAACGATCCGGCGGATCGCGAGTTGTCCGCCAGATTGTACGGGGGAGACCAGGAGGTGCGGCTGCGCCAGGAGATCCTGCTTGGAATCGGCGGTGTGCGGGTCTTTCGCGCCCTCGGCCTGGCGCCGGCGGTCTGGCACGCCAACGAGGGGCACTCGGCGTTCCTGACCCTCGAGCGGATCCGGGAGCTGGTGCAGGCCGGCCGGCCCCATGCGGAGGCGGCGGAACTCGTCCGGCACAGCACCGTGTTCACGACACACACGCCGGTGCCCGCAGGCCACGACGTCTTTCCCGTCCATCTCATGGAGCGGTACTTCAACCGGTACTGGTCCCAGATGGGGCTGACGCGCGAAGAGTTTCTCCAGCTCGGCCAGCATCCCGAATATCAGGAGGCCGGGTTCAACATGACGGTGCTGGCCATCCGGATGTCCGCGCACGTCAACGGGGTCAGTCGGGAACACGGCCGCGTCTCCCGCAGGATGTGGCAGTCTCTGTGGCCCGGCCTGTCGGAAGACCTGGTTCCCATCCGCAGCATCACCAACGGCATCCACGTGCCGACCTGGGTCGCCCCGGAGTTGAATCACCTCTACAGCAAATACCTGGGGCCGGACTGGGCCGACCGGTCGGACGACCCGGCCGTCTGGCATCGCGTGATGGACATTCCCGACGGCGAGCTGTGGGCCGTTCGCCAGACCCTCAAACGCAAGCTGATGAGCTTCATCAGGGAGCGGGCGCGGGCCGGCTGGGTGCAGGGACGGCTGGAAGCCTCGCAAGCGTTGGCCGCAGGAACGTTGCTGGACCCGGAGGCGCTCACGATCGGGTTCGCCCGCCGCTTTGCGACCTACAAGCGGGCGACCCTCCTGTTCCGATCCTTGACCCGACTCCAGCATCTCCTCCAGGATCGCTGGCGGCCGGTTCAGATCGTGTTCGCGGGCAAGGCTCATCCGGCCGACGAGCCGGGGCGGCAATTCATCCACCAGGTCTACAGTTTCTGCCGGGACCACGGACTGGGCGGGCACGTCGCCTTTCTCGAAGACTACGACATGCACATGGCCAAGTTCCTGGTCCAGGGCGTGGACGTGTGGCTCAACACCCCCCGTCCCCCGTTGGAAGCGAGCGGCACCAGCGGCCAGAAGGCGGCGCTGAACGGCGTCCCTCACCTGAGCGTCCTGGACGGCTGGTGGCACGAGGGGTACGACGGGGCGAACGGCTGGGCGATCCCGTTGCCGGACTCTCCCCTCGAGGCCGACGTGCATGACGACCACGATGCGGAGCACCTCTACCGCATCCTGGAGCGGGACATCGTCCCGCTCTATTACACGCGGGACCGGGACGGCATCCCGCGGGGCTGGCTGCAGATCGTCAAGGACGCCATCCGGACGATTGCCCCCCGCTTCTGCGCCAGCCGAATGGTCAAGGAGTACACGGAACTGTTGTACACGCCGGCCGCTTCGCCGGTCCGCTCCGTCTGGTGACGGACCCGCCCCGTTTTCCGCACGGTCCCGAAAGCGCCGATTCGGCTTCCCTTGCCCATGGGTCAGGTGGCGAGCGTCTGTACATGTTTGTACAGACCTGACGCCTGTCGGTGCGAATTGGTTCCGTATCTCTTCTTATACCAGTCCGGCCCTCCCCCGTTCACACCGCCATTCTGCTCGCGAACACGAGGCGTTACGCCCGTTCCCGCAACGAGTCTCGGCTCCACACCCTGAGCAGGAGGCACAAGGCAAGATTGGAACGATTTTTGCTCCTCCCCGCCAGGACGGGAGGCCCCATGCCGTCGAGACCGCACCGCTCCTTCAGGCAACTCGTGTCTCGAATCCTGGCCAAGACCAGACAGGGACGGCACGAGGCCCTGGCTCAGGCCCTCGCCCAGTGCGTGCTGCACGCCTCCGGCGACGGTCCTCACTGTCCCCTGGGACAGTGGCCCGCAGTTCCCATGCCCTCCCACGATACATGTGCATCTGCCGAACAGGGTGCCCCCGGCGACCCAGCCTTTGTCCGCCGGGCGATCGGGCACAGCCTCCTGATGGGGGAAGCCATGTGGATGAAGGACACCCGGTACCTGGACGCCCTCCATTCCTGCGAACGCTTCACGAAGAAATGCGAGACCTGCGCCCTGCATCGCGTGTTGAATGCCAAGGCCCCTTTTTTCCCGCCCGCTTCCTAGGCGCCGGGCCCACGCGGTTGTTCCCGCCGACCCGGGCCTTGACTTCCCTTCGTCGGATGCGAAAAGATGCGCCGGTGGCGGCGCGCGTTCCGGCAGCTCTCCTGGGATTGACTGTCTTGCTGGGCCTCTTGCTCGCTCCCCTCACCGTATCTCCGTCCACCGCTTTCGCGCGCGAGACCGCCGCCGACCTCGACCGCGACGCCCGTTCGGCTTTCCAGCGGGCCGATTACGACCGGGTCCTCCGCCTGTTCGAGGCCTTGCCGCCGGGACAGGAACCTTCCCAGGATCTGCTGAAGGTGGCCATGTTCAGCTACCTCCGGCTCGGGCAGGCCGAAGCGGCGTTTCGGCTCTATGCCAGACTGATCCCTCCCGGTCGCCCGGACAACCTTGCGTGGCTGCGCGACGTCGCCTTCGCCTTTGTCACCGGCCGTGCCCGGGACCAGGAAGAATACGTCCGCATCGCCGCCTACACCGTCCTGTCCGAGCTGGGAAGCCGCGAGCTCGTTCCGATCCTCGAAGACGGGCTCCTGGACTCTTCGGTTCTCGTTCGCGCCCGCGCCGTCGAAGGGCTGGGACGGGCGCTCCAACGGTCGAAGGGTCAGGCGCCGAGCGCGCTGGCCGGCCTGAAGCGGGCCCTGCAGGACTCGGCGCCCGGCGTGCGGATCGCCGCATTGAACGCGCTCGGAGAGGTCCGGGACAAGTCCGCGCTGGACCAGATCGCCCGCATCGCGCGGACTGAAGAGGGGGCGATCCAGGTCTTCGCCCTGGCCGCCCTCGTGAAATTGGGACGGTCCGAGGCGTTCGCCGACCTGACCGGCGCGGCCACGCTGCCGGATTCAGAGAGCCGGATGGCCGCGCTGGGCGCGCTGGGCCGGCTGAAGCGTCCCGCCAGCCTGTCGGTCCTGAGCCAGTCCGTGTACGATCCGGACCCCTCGGTCCGGGCCTTCGCGGCCGGGGCGCTGGGGGAATTCGGCTCCCCCGACGCCCTCACGCCGCTCACCCACGCCTTGGGCGACGAGAGCCCGCGCGTGCGCAGCATCGCCGCGGCCAGCCTGGGTCGGCTCGGGCTGGCCAACGCCAAGCCGCTGCTCCGCCAAGCGGTGCGGGATCCGGTTGAGCTGGTCCGGGCCGGAGCCGTCGAGGGACTGCTCCGGCTGGGCGATGGAGAGGCGATCCTCGTCGCGGCCGACCTGGCCAAGCATCCGGATCCTTCGGTCCGCAGTGCGGCGGCCATGGCCTTAGGCCTGGGCGGAAGCCCGAAAGCCCTTCCGGTGCTCGACCAGTTGTTGCGGGACCAGCAGCCGCAGCCCCGCCTGACCGCTGCGCGCTCGCTCGGCAAGGCCGGAGGGCAGGCCGCCGCCCCGCTGCTGAAGAAGGCTCTGCTGGACACGGACGTCGCGGTCCGCATCGCCGCCGCGGGAAGCCTGGCGCAGATCCTTTCGCGTGACTGCACCGGGGGAAAACATCATGCCCGCTCATGAGGGGACGCTATGCTGAAACTGCTCGGATGGATGGTGCTGCTTGCGGCCACGTTCGGCGCCGGCTATTACGTCGGCCAGCACCCGATCGGGGAACTGAGAAAGACCGTCGGAGAACTCTCGCGCAGCCTGCGGGACACCACGCTGGGGATCGAACGGACGATTCGGCTTCGCCAAGGCCTCGTGGACGGCAAGGCCGGCGTGGTCGAAGCGAAATCGGAACTCCTGGACAAGAATTTCGGCAACGCCGCCAACGCGCTCGCCCAGGCCGTGGAGAACCTGGAAAAGGCCAGCAGCGTCGAACGGGAACGGGACGCAGGGGGGGCGCAGAAGGTCAGGCCGCTCCTGGCCAAAGTCCGGGAAGCTCAACTGGAGCTGTCAATGGGGAAGCCCCTTCCCAGGGCGAAACTCGACGAGATTCAGAAGGAGCTGGACGGGCTGCTGGCGCAGTAGCGGAGGCCGTCAGGCGCTGGCCGGGGATTTCTTCCACGCGGCGAGGATCCGCTCCACCCGCATCTTCACGACCAAGTCCGGGTCGTTCAAGAGCGGCTTGATGGCCTCGCGGCCCTTCGGGTCCCCGAGCTTTTCGAGCGCCGCGGCGGCCGTCAGGCGGGTGAACCAATCCTTGTCTTTGAGCATCTCGATCAGGGGCTCGAGGGCGGCGGCGCTCTTGATCCGGCCCAGGGCGATCACGGCCTGTTTCCGAGCCAGCTCGTCCTTGTCCTTGAGCGCGGCCACCAGCCTCTCGACGGCCGGCTCGCCGAGCTCCACGAGCGCCTCGGTCGCATCGAGGTTGAACTCGTCGCTCCGCAATTGCCCGATCAGGGGCTCCAGGACCCGCTCGTCCTTGATCTTGCCCAGGGCCCGGATCACGAACTTGCGGATGTCCCAGTCCCGCAGTTGCCTGAGCAGCGGCTCGACGGCCGGCGAGCCCACCATGCCCAGCGCCTCGACCGCCGCTTCGCGCACCTGCCAGTCCCCATCCCGGAGCGCCCGGACCAGCGGCGCAACGCACCGCTCGTCCCCCATCTCTCCGAGCGTGACGACCGCCTCTCGACGGACCGCCCAATCGGAGTCCTTGAGGAGATCGATCTGGATCTCGATCTCGTCCTTGACCTTCTCTTCGTCGAGGAGGACCTCTTCCGCCCCCTCGGCCGTCTGCGCCGCGTCGGCTCCCGCTTCAGCCGCTTGCTCCGCCGGCTCGCCCGCTCCGGTGACGGCCTCCGCGACCTGATCGGTCAACTCCTCGGACGCTTCCGGCTGGGCAGGATCTGAAGATGGCTTCTGCTCGTCGGTCATGCTGCTCGCTCCTGTTCCTCCCGGGACCGTAGACGGACCGTCAGGCTTGGACGGCGGCTCCCGCCTTTTCGCCTTTTCCTTCTCCCGCTGCCCTCTTTCCGAGCGCGTGCCGAAGCCTGATGGCCAGCTTGCGCCGCTTCCGCTGGGCCCGCTTGAGGCGCTTCCGCAACTTCCGCAGGGCCGCATCTCCCTCGGGATTGTCGCTCGCGGCGCGCCGCTCCCTGACTTTCTTCTGCAACCGCGCTTCGTCGGTTTCCGCCGGCTTCGATTGGGCCATGGACGTCCTTTCCCTTGCGTTGATCCGTTAAACCGTCACCCGCGCCCCAGTGTAGTGGACACGGCTCGGCAGTGTCAACACGAGCGAAGCGGCTTCTTGAAAGGCTTGAGGGGGGCTTACACGGGGAGAAGAGTGGCCACGACGGACACGTGGCGGTCGGCGGCCAGGATGTCGGCGACGCGGCGAAGTCGCCGCTCACGCATCACGTCTCCGGGGAAAGGGCTGAAGTCGCGGGCTCCGCGGGCTTCGTCGATCGGGCCGGGATCGTCCCGCCAGGGCATGTCGGAAGCGGACGCTTGGGGCACATCGGCAGAAAGCAGCGAGAGCGGGACGGGCACTCCGTGACCATGCTCCGCGGCGGAAAACAGCCCGCCGTGGTTCCCCACCACCTCCAGCGATACGGCCGCCGTGCCCCCTTCGACCATGCCCAGCCTCCTGGCCGCCTTATAGGACAGGTCCAGGATGCGGCCGTTTACGTACGGCCCACGGTCGTTGATGCGGACTTGGACTTGCCTGCCGTTGTTCACGTTCGTGACCCGGACGACCGTCCCAAGCGGCAGGGTTCGATGGGCTCCGGTGAGGTCCTCCATGTTGTAGGGCTCGCCGCTGGCGGTCAGCCATCCGTCGAACTCCTTGCCATACCAGGACGCAACCCCCCGCTCTTTCACTCCCACGTCCAGATCAGCCTGCCCTTTGGGGAGGCAGGTACAGGCCGTCACCAGGGTGAGCAGCAACAGAAGGGGGGCTCTCCCCCGCCCCTTTCGACTGCCAGACCTTGGACACGTACTCATTCAGGTACCTCGCAGGTTAACCCTGTACCCTCCCTTGTCAGGGAAGCCTTCCTTGGACTGAATCGGGTAACGGGAAACGACTTACCGGGGATGATATGTGAAGTATGGTTGAAGTGGGATAATGTATAGCAAACCCTTGAGGGGAAAGTCAAGGTCAAGGAACAAGTTCTCACAACGTCTTTTTTTACAATGAGTTATGATGCCGAGCCGGGCTTTAAAAAGAGGATGCTGAGGGGAGGAATTGTCACAGAGAGGGAGTAGGGCAAGCCGTGCCAAGGGAGAGAGTCAGCCATGACCCCTCCCCAGTTGCCCTGGTTGCTCCCACCATACAAGTCAGCGTCACTATTGAGCAATTCTTTATACCATCCTCCGAAAGGCACTCCGACCCTATAGCCATAGCGAGGCAGGGGGGTGAAGTTGCACAGGCAGAGGACCGGGTTGGAGCCAGTTCTATCCTTGCGAAGGAACACGATCACCGAATGGTCCGCGTCGCTGAAGTCAATCCATTGGAAACCGGTCCAGTCAAAGTCCACCTGATGGAGAGCCGGCTCATTGCGGTAAAGCCAATTAAGATCGCGAACATAGCGCTGCAATCCCTGGTGCAACGTGTATTGCAGCAGGTGCCAGTCGAGGCTGGTTTCATGGCTCCATTCCATCCACTGGCCGAATTCTCCTCCCATGAACAGGAGCTTCTTGCCCGGGTGACCGTACATGTACCCGAAAAGAGCCCGTAAGTTCGCGAACTTCTGCCAGTCGTCGCCAGGCATCTTGGACAGGAGCGCCTGCTTGCCGTACACGACTTCATCGTGAGAAAGGACCAGGACGAAGTTTTCACTGAAGGCATAGACCAGTCCAAAGGTAATCTTGTCCTGGTGATATTTGCGGTACACCGGGTCAAGCCGAAAATAGTCCAGCATGTCGTGCATCCAGCCCATGTTCCATTTCAAGCTGAACCCCAGCCCCCCCACGTAAGTCGGACGGGAGACCGCCGGCCAGGCCGTCGACTCTTCGGCGATCGTGAGGACTCCCGGACAGTATTGGTACACGACCCGGTTGAACTCCTTGAGGAACTCGACGGCCTCCAGGTTCTCGTGGCCGCCGTACCGGTTGGGGATCCATTCCCCCGGCTTCCTCGCATAGTCCAGGTACAGCATGGACGCCACCGCGTCCACCCTGAGCCCGTCAATGTGGTAACGGTCCAGCCAGAACAGGGCGCTGTTGAGAAGGAAATTGCACACTTCGACCCGGCCGAAGTTGAAGATCCGACTCTGCCATTCCGGGTGGTATCCCAAGCGCGGGTCTGCATGGTCGTACAGGTGGGTCCCGTCAAACCAGGCGAGCGCGTGGGGATCGTCGGGAAAATGGGCCGGAACCCAATCCATCAGCACCCCGACACCGGCTTGATGACAGGCATCCACGAAGGCCATAAAATCCTCGGGCGAGCCGTACCGGCTGGTCGGAGCAAAGTACCCGGTGGTCTGATAACCCCAGGACCCGTCGAACGGATGCTCGGTCACCGGCATCAGCTCCAGGTGGGTGAAGCCCAGGTCCTTAACGTACGGGATCAGCTTGGCGGCGAGCTCCCGGTAGGTCAGCCAGCGTCCCTCCTCTTCCGGAACCCGCATCCAGGAACCCAGGTGGACTTCGTAAATGCTCACCGGCTCCCCGAGCGGATCGCGGGAGGCCCGCGCCCGCATCCACTCGTGATCCCCCCACCGGTAGGTCGAGAGGTCCCGGACCACCGATGCGGTCTTGGGCCGCAGCTCCGCGGCGAAAGCATAGGGGTCGGCTTTGAGAAACGGCGCGCCCTGGCCCTGGGGGCGAATTTCGTATTTGTAGACCGTCCCCCCGCCGAGACCCGGGATGAACAGCTCCCACAGGCCCGTCTCGCCGCGACTCCGCATGGCATGTCGCCGGCCGTCCCATCCGTTGAAATCTCCGACTACGCTTACCCGCAAGGCGTTCGGCGCCCAGACGACGAAGCGGACGCCGGTTTCCCCCTCAAGGGTCAGGACGTGGGCGCCCAGGAGGTCGTACGCCCGGTACAGCCGCCCTTCGCGGTACAGGTGCAGGTCGTAATCGGAAAGCAGCGGCTGGTACGAGTAGGGATCGCGCTTCTTGGTCTGGGTCCCGCATTGATCGGTGACCCGGAGCCGGTAGCGGACCCGCTCCACCGGAACGGGAATCACCGCCTCGAACAGGCCGGCCGAGTGGACTTTCTTCATCGGAGCCTGGGGTCCGCTCCGCTCCGCGCTCGCCTCCTGGGACTCGAGGAGGACCGTTGCTTCCCGGGCCTCCGGCAAAAACGCCCGGATCACGGTCGCGGGTCCGCCGTTCATGGTGACCGGATGCGGTCCCAGCACGGCAAACGGATCCCAATGCTCGGCCCTGAGGAGCCGCTCGATCTGGTCCGTCAATTCGTCCATGTCCCGCACTCTATCCGATCCCCGCGGAGGAGGCAACGGGAAGCGGCGCGCTTGACAGGCTTCCGCCGCTTGCATAACATCGCGCCGACCCCCTGAGTTCCTAGTCCACCCGCTCAGCCAGGCTTCATCAGGCTTCGCCAGGCGTCGGAACGTGACCATGGAAGAGCGCCGACACCATGAACGAGAGCTCGCGACCCGGTTCGTGCGCGCGACCCTCGCGATCGGGGTCGCCGCCCTGCTGCTGGCCCTGTTCAGCCCGTTCCTGTCGTCCATCGCCTGGGCCGCCGTCCTCTGCTACGCCCTCCGTCCCGTGCATCAGCGGGTCCTGCTCGGCACGGGCGGGCGGCAACTGGTCAGCGCCCTGCTCATGAGCGTCGTGCTCACGGTCGGCCTGATCCTGCCCATCATCTCCCTCTCGTTCCTGATCGGAGAGGAGCTGGTCCGGCTCTACACGGACATGGCCGAGACGATGGCCCGCGGCGAGGGGCTCCTTCACGAGCGCTGGCGGTCCAACCCGCTCGTCGCGATGGCCCTCGACCGCCTGCAGCAGTATGAGCGCCTCACCGGAACGGACCTGCGGTCGTCCTTCGCCGACAACCTCAACGCGATCGGCAAGGCCCTGATCGAGCAACTCACCGGCCTGACGACGGACCTGCTCCTGGGGGTCCTCGAGCTGCTCCTGACCATCGTGTGCGCGTTCTTTTTCTTCCGGGACTGGGACGCGATCGCGGCCTGGTTGGGGAACGTCCTGCCGTTCTCGCGACAGCGGCAGGAATTGATGGTCCGGCGCATCGACGAAGTGGTGAAAGGCTCGATCTACGGGAACACGGCGGTCGCGGTGCTGGAAGGGCTCGTGGGGGGGGTGGCGTTTTGGGCGACGGGGCTTCCCTCGCCGGTCCTGTGGGGGACGGTGATGGGGCTCCTGTCGTACCTGCCGGTGGCCGGTGCGTCGCTGATCTGGATTCCGGCCGCCCTGTACTTCCTGACCGAAGGCGCCTACGGCCCCATGACCGGCATCCTGATCGCCGGCGCCTTGATCACGCTCGTTGATTACGGGGTGCGGAACCTGCTCGTCGCCAGCCGGGTGCGCCTGCACCCGCTGCTGGTCTTCTTCAGCGTGCTCGGCGGGATCAAGCTGCTGGGGCTCTTGGGACTGGTGGCCGGACCGCTCACCGTGGCCCTGGGCAAGGCCACGGTCGAGATCTACCAGACGGAACAGGCGAAGGCGGCGGGTTGAGGAACCGAACGCTGCGTCACTTGAGACGCAGTTGCCTGTCCTCCATCTTCGTATTGACCACCAGCTTCTCCAGGCTTTCGGTCAGGACTTCGCTGAGCAGCTTTTGAACGTCCTCCGGCTCGAACCAGAACACGCGCTGGCTCCCGTCCCCGTTCAGCGTCATCCGCACGATGCTGCCGTCGGCCTTGTTCATGGCCTCCACGACGACCTTCGTCCGGACGGTGATCTCCGTGGAGAACAGCTTGCTGTCGGCGTCGGCCGAGAAGTCCAGGATCTTGCCGGACACGGCGACGTCTGGAGCCCCGTTGGGGTTGATGCTCCACCCCTTGCGCTTCAGGTACTCGCCCATGACGCGGCCGACCACCTCTCCGGGCTTGCCCCCCGCCACGTCGAACGGCGTCTCCCCGCCGAACAGGTGGTGGCGGACCCCGATCTGATTCTTCTGCGGCCGCCCGTCCTCGAACGACCCGACGGCCACGTTCGTATCCCCGCCCATGGCCTTCCCGGCCGCATCGCCGCCCGGCGCGACCGCCTGCACGTCCAACGTGACGACCTGTCCCTTGGTGGAACAACCGGTCAAGGTCATCAGCCCCATACCGATCATGATCGCACGAAATGTACGCCCGCCCACGCCCGCCTCCTCAGTTCGTCTTCCGGTGAAGGAACCAACTCAAGGCGACCCCCGACCCTACTGGACCGAAAAATGGGCTCGCCGGTTCTTCTGCCAGCACTCGGCGCTGTGCTCGGAGCAGAACGGCTTCTCCTTGCCGAAGCTGGTGACCTGGATCTTCCCCCCGGGGATCCCCAGGTCTTCGAGGTACTGCTTGGCGGCTTGCGCACGCCGTTCGCCCAGCACGAGGTTGTACTCCGCCGTGCCCCGCTCGTCGCAATGTCCGGCGATCAGCAACGTCCAGTCGCTGCCCGCCTTTAACAGGGCGGCGTCGGCCTCGAGCACCGGTTTGGCATCGCTCCGGATCGCGGCCCGGTCGTAATCGAAAAACACGTCCCCCAACTCCGCCGGCTTGGCCGGCTCCGGCGCTGGAGCCGGAGCCGCCTCCGTCGGCGCCTCGCGCGCGACTTCCGGGGCCGGCGCACTGGGAGGCGGCGTCGGCTGCTCGGTCACCCGCACTTCCTCCTGCGGAGCCGGCTGGGGAGCCGGAGCTTCCGCCGGCGCGGCAGCCGGCTGCTCCACCTTGGCCTCTTCCACCTTGGGTGGCTCCGGTGGCGCTTCCGCCCTCGGGGCTTCCGGCGCCGCTTCGACCTTCGGCGCCTCCGCTTCTTTGGGCGCCTCGGCCTTTTGCGGTCCCGCCGTCAGGCTCTGGTCGCCCACCGAGGAGGACACTTTCTTGCTGCAGCCAGCCAGCAGCAGACAGACGCTCAACGACGCCAGCAGAATCGTCAGATGGTTGGAAGAATGGTTCCTCATGAACATCCTGGCTCCCTTTATGCCCTCGCGGTTACTTCTTGCCCTTCACCTGGATGGAGCGGGCGACGAGCCCGTCCTGACTCTTGCTGTAGGTCAGCGACACGGTCTCCCCGACTTGCAGGTTGTCCAGGCCGACCTTCTCCTTCCCCCTCGTGATCGCCGCGCCGGACTCGACGACGGCGCCGACGATCATTTCCTGTTTCCTGGCCGTGACCGTCTTCACCACGATCACGTTCGGCGAGTCCTGCACATTGACCGCCACCACTTCGCCCTGCACGGTCCGCATGGTTTGCTCGGCGGCGCCGGCAAGCGGCGTCGTCAGGGCCCAGGCCGTGACCACGCCCATCGCAGAGACCAATACGTGCCTCATGACCGTCTTCATCGCCCTATCCCTCTTCGAATTTAAGAGCAGGTGGTGACCAGTGGATACGGGGCCGAACTATAGCACATTTTCGATTTTATGCAAGCAGGATTCGGTGTGTGGCCGGCCCGGCGACTCCGCCCTTGACTGGGTGGAATGCGATGGCTAATATCCCCCGCGGACCCGCTGTCCGACCGAGACAGCGGGTCTTGCTGCTCAGAGGACGGAACCGAGGCGCGGCTGCCGGCATGATCGAGGCACAGGGCATCACGAAGCGGTACGGGGATCTGACCGCCATCGACCGGGTCACCTTCACGGTCGGCAAGGGGGAGGTGCTGGCCTTCCTCGGCCCGAACGGCGCCGGCAAGACCACGACGATGCGGATCCTGACCTGTTTCATGCCGGCCACGGAGGGCACGGCCCGGGTGGCGGGGTTCGACTGCTTCGAGCAGCCGCTGGAGGTCAAGCGGCGGATCGGCTACCTCCCCGAGACCCCGCCGGTCTACCAGGAGCTCACCGTCACCGAGCACCTGACCTTCGTGGGCCGGCTCAAAGGGCTGCCGGCCGTGGACCTCCGCAAGGGGCTGGACCGGGTCGTCGAGCGGCTGGCGCTGGGCGACGTGCGGCACCGGCTGATCGGCAACCTCTCCCGCGGATACCGCCAGCGGGTCGGGCTCGCCCAGGCCCTGATCCACGACCCGCCGGTCCTGATCCTGGACGAGCCGACGGTCGGGCTCGACCCCAAGCAGATCATCGAGATCCGCGAGCTGATCCGGAGCCTGGCCGGCTCCCACACCGTGATCCTGAGCACGCACATCCTGCCGGAAGCCACCGCCGTCTGCCAGCGGGTCGTCATCATCAGCGGCGGCCGGATCGTGGCCGAAGACACGCCGGAGCAGCTCTCGGCGCGGCTGCGCCGGTCCGACAAGATCAGCCTGACGGTCAAAGCCCCGCCCCCGGACTGGACCGACCGGCTCAGGGCCCTGCCCGGCATCCTGGCCGTGCTGGAATCCACGGACGGCGGCACGGCCCTGCTGGAGTGCGAGCTCGGACGGGACCACCGGGAGGAGATCGCCCGCTTCGTCGTGACCAGCGGGTGGGGGCTGTTGGAGCTCAAGACCGTCTCGATGACGCTGGAGGACGTCTTTCTCCGGCTTACCCAGCACGAGGAGGGAGTGCCGGAAACGGGCCAGGAGGCCCAGCGGACATGACGCCGGTGCAAGCCATCGTCGCCAAGGAGCTGCGGTCCTACTTCGTCTCCCCGGTCGCCTACGTGGTCGGCTCCGTGTTCCTGCTGATCTTCGGGGTGCTGTCTTACCTGGCCGTGGTGAACGCGGGCAACCAGGCGGTGCGGATGATGCAGCTCCAGGGGATGGCGGCCCAGCTCAACCTGAACGACCTGGTGTTCCGCCCCACCTTCTACAGCACCGCGATCGTGCTCCTCCTCGTGCTGCCGCTGCTGACCATGCGCCTGTTCGCGGAGGAGCGCAAGCTCCGCACCTTCGAGCTGCTCCTGACCTCCCCGATCGGGATCACCGACATCGTCCTCGGCAAGTTCCTGGGCGCGTACCTGATCTACCTGGGCCTGCTGGCCCTCACGGGGCTCGTGCCGCTGGTGCTGGCCCTGTACAGCAGCTTCGACTGGCACCCGGTCCTGACCGGCTACCTGGGCCTGGCGCTGCTCGGCGCCCTGTTCCTGGCCACCGGGGTCCTGGCCTCGGCGCTGACGGAGAACCAGATCGTGGCCGCCTTTCTGAGCTTCGGGATACTGATCCTGGTCTGGCTCCTGGGCGGGCTGGGCTCGGTCCTCGGGGACACGCCGCTGGGCAACGTCGTCTCCTACCTGTCCTTCATCGAGCATTACGACCGGCTGGTCCGCGGGCTGGTGGACACCAAGGATCTGGTCTATTACCTCTGCGGCCTGGTCTTCATGCTGTTCCTGGCCCATCGCGTAGTGGAGTCGCACCGATGGAAATGAGCCGGCTCGGCACGGGCCTGGGCGTCCTCGGGACGGTCCTGGCCGTCGGCGGGTTCGTGGCCTACAGCCTGCTGCCCGGGCAGCTCTGGCTGGCG carries:
- a CDS encoding HEAT repeat domain-containing protein; translation: MRKDAPVAARVPAALLGLTVLLGLLLAPLTVSPSTAFARETAADLDRDARSAFQRADYDRVLRLFEALPPGQEPSQDLLKVAMFSYLRLGQAEAAFRLYARLIPPGRPDNLAWLRDVAFAFVTGRARDQEEYVRIAAYTVLSELGSRELVPILEDGLLDSSVLVRARAVEGLGRALQRSKGQAPSALAGLKRALQDSAPGVRIAALNALGEVRDKSALDQIARIARTEEGAIQVFALAALVKLGRSEAFADLTGAATLPDSESRMAALGALGRLKRPASLSVLSQSVYDPDPSVRAFAAGALGEFGSPDALTPLTHALGDESPRVRSIAAASLGRLGLANAKPLLRQAVRDPVELVRAGAVEGLLRLGDGEAILVAADLAKHPDPSVRSAAAMALGLGGSPKALPVLDQLLRDQQPQPRLTAARSLGKAGGQAAAPLLKKALLDTDVAVRIAAAGSLAQILSRDCTGGKHHARS
- the glgP gene encoding alpha-glucan family phosphorylase, coding for MGDGNVTASGSRGQAPVPTGGLDRLQELAHNLWWSWKPEARRLFETIDPTLWRLTHHNPVKLLQELKPQRMAELVSDPVFVRQYSAVLKAFDEYMAATHTWFAVRHPSQARSPIAYFSAEFGLHISVPIYSGGLGILAGDHCKEASDLGLPFVGLGFMYPQGYFHQRITPDGWQQAESAPFNLAESPIQQALTPSGEQARIQVEVGDRTVAALIWQIRVGRVLLYLLDTDVSENDPADRELSARLYGGDQEVRLRQEILLGIGGVRVFRALGLAPAVWHANEGHSAFLTLERIRELVQAGRPHAEAAELVRHSTVFTTHTPVPAGHDVFPVHLMERYFNRYWSQMGLTREEFLQLGQHPEYQEAGFNMTVLAIRMSAHVNGVSREHGRVSRRMWQSLWPGLSEDLVPIRSITNGIHVPTWVAPELNHLYSKYLGPDWADRSDDPAVWHRVMDIPDGELWAVRQTLKRKLMSFIRERARAGWVQGRLEASQALAAGTLLDPEALTIGFARRFATYKRATLLFRSLTRLQHLLQDRWRPVQIVFAGKAHPADEPGRQFIHQVYSFCRDHGLGGHVAFLEDYDMHMAKFLVQGVDVWLNTPRPPLEASGTSGQKAALNGVPHLSVLDGWWHEGYDGANGWAIPLPDSPLEADVHDDHDAEHLYRILERDIVPLYYTRDRDGIPRGWLQIVKDAIRTIAPRFCASRMVKEYTELLYTPAASPVRSVW
- a CDS encoding septal ring lytic transglycosylase RlpA family protein, with the protein product MLLTLVTACTCLPKGQADLDVGVKERGVASWYGKEFDGWLTASGEPYNMEDLTGAHRTLPLGTVVRVTNVNNGRQVQVRINDRGPYVNGRILDLSYKAARRLGMVEGGTAAVSLEVVGNHGGLFSAAEHGHGVPVPLSLLSADVPQASASDMPWRDDPGPIDEARGARDFSPFPGDVMRERRLRRVADILAADRHVSVVATLLPV
- a CDS encoding HEAT repeat domain-containing protein — its product is MTDEQKPSSDPAQPEASEELTDQVAEAVTGAGEPAEQAAEAGADAAQTAEGAEEVLLDEEKVKDEIEIQIDLLKDSDWAVRREAVVTLGEMGDERCVAPLVRALRDGDWQVREAAVEALGMVGSPAVEPLLRQLRDWDIRKFVIRALGKIKDERVLEPLIGQLRSDEFNLDATEALVELGEPAVERLVAALKDKDELARKQAVIALGRIKSAAALEPLIEMLKDKDWFTRLTAAAALEKLGDPKGREAIKPLLNDPDLVVKMRVERILAAWKKSPASA